From Neisseria cinerea:
CGACACACAAAGGCGTATTGTTCGGACACCACTTTGCCGCGATTGCGGGCGCAGGTCCCTTGGTCGGCCCCGTACTGGCTGCGCAAATGGGTTATCTGCCGGGTACGCTGTGGATTATCTTCGGCGTAGTGTTCGCCGGTGCGGTACAAGACATGATGGTTTTATTCGTCTCCATGCGCCGCGACGGTAAGTCTTTGGGTGATATCGTCAAACAAGAACTCGGCACCGTGCCGGGTGTGATTGCGTCCATCGGTATTTTGATGATTATGGTCATCATCATGGCGGTGTTGGCGCTGATTGTGGTGAAAGCACTGGTTCACAGCCCTTGGGGTACGTTTACCATTGCAGCAACTATGCCGATTGCGCTGTTTATGGGTATTTACACCCGCTATATCCGTCCGGGCAAAATCGGTGAGATTTCCATCGTCGGCTTTATCCTGCTGATGCTGGCCGTAATTTACGGCGACAATGTGGCGCAAAGCTCCATCGGTCACTGGTTTGACCTTGACGGCATCCAGCTCACCTGGGCGATTATGATTTACGGTTTCGTGGCTTCCGTATTGCCGGTATGGCTCTTGCTGACTCCGCGCGACTATCTCTCTACCTTCCTGAAAATCGGTACGATTGTCGCACTTGCCATCGGTATCCTCATCGTAGGTCCTGCGCTGCAAATGCCTGCCATGACTCACTTTATCGACGGTTCCGGCCCTGTATTCTCAGGCGCATTGTTCCCATTCCTCTTCATCACCATCGCCTGTGGTGCGGTTTCAGGCTTCCACGCGCTGATTTCTTCCGGTACTACGCCGAAAATGCTGGAAAACGAAACCCACGTCCGTATGATCGGTTACGGCGGTATGTTGATGGAAAGTTTTGTAGCCATTATGGCGCTTGCCGCCGCCGCATCGCTTGATCCCGGCGTGTACTTCGCTATGAACAGCCCAGCCGCCCTGATCGGTACAGATGCCAATACCGCCGCCGAAGTGATTACCACCAAGCTGCAATTCCCTGTCGATGCCGCAACCCTGTTGCACACCGCTAAAGAAGTCGGCGAAAACACTATCCTTTCCCGTGCAGGCGGTGCACCTACCCTCGCAGTCGGTATGGCACACATTATGAGCCGTCTGATTCCGGGCGAAGCCATGATGGCATTCTGGTATCACTTCGCCCTGTTGTTTGAGGCCTTGTTCATCCTGACTGCCGTCGATGCCGGCACGCGCGTCGCACGCTTCATGATTCAAGACTTGGGCAGTATCTTCTACAAACCTTTCGGCAACACCGACTCCATCCCTGCCAACCTGATTGCGACCTTCTTCGCCGTGGCATTGTGGGGCTACTTCCTCTACACCGGCGTGACCGATCCGTTGGGCGGCATCAACTCGCTCTGGCCTTTGTTCGGCATCGCCAACCAAATGCTGGCAGGCGTAGCCTTGATTATGTGTGCCGTTGTGTTGATTAAGATGAAACGTGACCGTTATGTCTGGGTGGCACTCGTTCCTGCCGTCGGCGTACTGTTTGTAACCTGCTACGCCGGTCTGCAAAAACTGTTCCACAACGACCCGCGCGTCAGCTTCCTCGCCCATGCCGGCAAATACAGCGACGCATTGGCTAAAAACGAAGTCCTTGCACCCGCTAAAGACATCGGCGAAATGTCGCAAATCATCTTCAACGACCAAATTAATGCCGGTCTGACCGCATTGTTCCTCTTAGTCGTCGTCATCGTTGCCATCTACGGCGTACGTACCGCCATGAAAGCACGCAAAGTCGGCTGGCCAACCGCCAAAGAAATCCCGGCAGTGTACCGTGACGGCAAACAACCGGAGGCACAAGGTGAAGCGTAAACTCGCTGCTTGGTGGGAAACCGCCAAACTGACCGCCAACCTCATGGCAGGCGTGCCCGATTATGAAAACTACGTTGCGCAACAACGCAAACATAATCCCAACGCCCCCGTCATGACCGAGCTGCAATTTCAAGACTACTGCCGCAAACGCCGCTGCGGTGCAAACGGCGGACGCTGCTGTTAAACCTGCTTGAAAACAAATGCCGTCTGAAACCAATTTCAGACGGCATTTTATCTTGAAGTTCCACACCAAAAGGCAAACGGCTACAATATCCGGCATCAAGCCCCTATAGACCAACCATGAAAAACCTCATCATCTTTAATAAACCCTATGGCGTTATCTGCCAATTTTCACCACACGAAAAACACAAAAGCCTGAAAGACTTTATCGATCTTCCCGGTTTCTACCCTGCAGGCAGGCTGGATACCGATAGCGAAGGGCTGCTACTGCTGACCGACGACGGCTGGCTTCAGGCAAAAATTACCGACCCCAAATTCAAACACCCCAAAACCTACTGGGCTCAACTGGAGGGCGTACCCGACGAAACCCGGTTGGAAAGGTTAAGAAAAGGAATAGACTTAGGCGATTTCGTTACCCGTCCGGCAACCGTCCGCATCTTGAAACACGAAGAAACAGATCCGTTATGGGAGCGTATCCCTCCGATACGCGTCCGCAAAACCGTCCCCGATTTTTGGATAGAAATCACCATCTCTGAGGGAAAAAACCGCCAAGTCAGACGCATGACTGCCAAAGCAGGATACCCCTGCCTGCGCTTGATCAGAGTAGCCAGCGGCAGACTGAAACTATTTGATTTGGATTTAAAACCTGGGGAATGGATATACGCTCCGTTCAAGCCATAAAGCCGCATTGCCCTGCCATTATCCTTTTAAACCCGCTTCTGCTGCTTCTGTACAGTTTGACCGCATCGGCATTTTACAACAGCCGGCAAACCTTATTTTGCATCGGATTACCATTTAGAAAACTCGGATCTGCATTTGAAAACAAACAAAACTCATCATTTTAAATACAAATAGCATCAATATTTATCTTTATTCCAACTTTTCTTCATCATTCTGATGTTTATTTATATTGAAAAGTGATATCATGGCAAATTTATTTGATTACATTTGAGGAAAATATGAGATCTTCTTTCCGGTTGAAGCCGATTTGTTTTTATCTTATGAGTGTTATGTTATATCATCATAGTTATGCAGAAGATGCAGGGCGCGCGGGCAGCGAGGCGCAGATACAGGTTTTGGAAGATGTGCACGTCAAGGCAAAGCGCGTACCGAAAGACAAAAAGGTATTCACCGATGCACGTGCCGTATCGACCCGTCAGGATATATTCAAATCCAGCGAAAACCTCGATGCCATCGTCCGCAGCATACCCGGTGCGTTTACACAGCAAGATAAAAGCTCGGGCATTGTGTCTCTGAATATTCGCGGCGACAGCGGGTTCGGACGGGTCAATACGATGGTGGACGGTATCACGCAGACCTTTTATTCGACTTCGACCGATGCAGGTAGGGCTGGCGGTTCTTCGCAATTCGGCGCATCTGTTGATACCAATTTTATTGCCGGCATGGATGTCGTCAAAGGCAGCTTCAGCGGCTCGGCAGGCATCAACAGCCTTGCCGGTTCGGCGAACCTGCGGACTTTAAGCGTGGATGACGTCGTACAGGGCGACAATACCTACGGACTGGTGCTAAAAGGTCTGACCGGAACCAACTCAAACAAAGGCAATGCAATGGCAACGATAGGTGCGCGCAAATGGCTGGAAAGCGGAGCATCTGTCGGCTTGATTTACGGACACAGCAGGCATAGCGTGGCTCAAAATTACCGGGTGGGCGGCGGTGGGCAGCACATCGGAAATTTTGGTGAAGAATATCTGGAACGGCGCAAACAGCAATATTTTGTACAAGAGGGTGGTTTGAAATTCAATTCCGACAGCGGAAAATGGGAGCGGGATTTACAAAGGCAATACTGGGGAACCAAGTGGTATAAAAAATACGAAGACCCTCAAGAACTGCAAAAATACATCGAAGACCATGATAAAAGCTGGCGGGAAGACCTGGCGCCGCAATACGACATCACCCCCATCGATCCGTCAAGCCTGACACAGCAGTCGGCAGGCAATCTGTTTAAATTGGAATACGACGGGCTGTCCAACAAATGGACTGCTCAATTTCGCGATTTAAACACCAAAATCGGCAGCCGGAAAATCATCAACCGCAATTATCAGTTCAATTACGGTTTATCTTTAAACCCATATGCCAACCTCAATCTGACCGCCGC
This genomic window contains:
- a CDS encoding rRNA large subunit pseudouridine synthase E codes for the protein MKNLIIFNKPYGVICQFSPHEKHKSLKDFIDLPGFYPAGRLDTDSEGLLLLTDDGWLQAKITDPKFKHPKTYWAQLEGVPDETRLERLRKGIDLGDFVTRPATVRILKHEETDPLWERIPPIRVRKTVPDFWIEITISEGKNRQVRRMTAKAGYPCLRLIRVASGRLKLFDLDLKPGEWIYAPFKP
- a CDS encoding carbon starvation CstA family protein; translated protein: MKSLKTFLIWGIVVLVGVASFTTLALSRGEQVSAVWMVTAAVSVYCIAYRFYSLYIAKYVMQLDPNRLTPAERHNDGLDYVPTHKGVLFGHHFAAIAGAGPLVGPVLAAQMGYLPGTLWIIFGVVFAGAVQDMMVLFVSMRRDGKSLGDIVKQELGTVPGVIASIGILMIMVIIMAVLALIVVKALVHSPWGTFTIAATMPIALFMGIYTRYIRPGKIGEISIVGFILLMLAVIYGDNVAQSSIGHWFDLDGIQLTWAIMIYGFVASVLPVWLLLTPRDYLSTFLKIGTIVALAIGILIVGPALQMPAMTHFIDGSGPVFSGALFPFLFITIACGAVSGFHALISSGTTPKMLENETHVRMIGYGGMLMESFVAIMALAAAASLDPGVYFAMNSPAALIGTDANTAAEVITTKLQFPVDAATLLHTAKEVGENTILSRAGGAPTLAVGMAHIMSRLIPGEAMMAFWYHFALLFEALFILTAVDAGTRVARFMIQDLGSIFYKPFGNTDSIPANLIATFFAVALWGYFLYTGVTDPLGGINSLWPLFGIANQMLAGVALIMCAVVLIKMKRDRYVWVALVPAVGVLFVTCYAGLQKLFHNDPRVSFLAHAGKYSDALAKNEVLAPAKDIGEMSQIIFNDQINAGLTALFLLVVVIVAIYGVRTAMKARKVGWPTAKEIPAVYRDGKQPEAQGEA
- a CDS encoding YbdD/YjiX family protein, giving the protein MKRKLAAWWETAKLTANLMAGVPDYENYVAQQRKHNPNAPVMTELQFQDYCRKRRCGANGGRCC